Part of the Triticum urartu cultivar G1812 chromosome 2, Tu2.1, whole genome shotgun sequence genome, AGTGCGGTAATAACTGTTTAAAAAGATGGTCAAAAGGCATTCAGTCTTATCACGATAAAATATGTTGGCAACTCAGACAATCATACTTATCTATCAAGCCTACAAGTAGAACACCATATAACCTCTTAGATTCAGGACTGATATTTAGATCCATATTGGAAAGCAATCACTTTAGAAACTTTCCATGTGAGTCACTAGTGGATACGATATCCCCAGATCCTCTTAACTGCACCCAAGGCCTATCAGCTTCCAATAGCCACCATACATGCCTTACCATAGTCACTAATCTCCATCCTACCAGGTCTCACCATTGGCCAGAATGTAGTAAATCAGTAATTTCTTGGCATGAACTTGTATCTCGTCCTTTGTTGAAATGGTTATACTAATCTATATTCAGGTCTTATACACTGTCCTAGAATGGAAACCAATGATTTAAGAACAGAAGAGACAGGATTAAAGCCTCAGCTTAGGGTAAAACATCTACTTCATCATGTATTGCTCGAATCAACACCTCGTTGCATGCCAGGATCCAAGAGGTACTGATTCTAGACGCTTCTAGTAaattactccctctgttccctAATATAAGACCTTTTATAGCTATTTCAAAATATTGACTATATACATACTAAAATGAGTGAACATGCATACTAAAATGTGTCTAGATACATACGAATCAAGGAAAAGCTAAAAGGTCTTATATtagggaacggagggagtacatgtcaGTATCTATTGAGAAATTGCTGCTAGTGTTAGTAAACATTTTCTATTAGTTCATGCTCAGGGACCGTGGGACATGATTTGCCAACCTTGGCCTACTGAGCCATATTCCGTTCCTAAATGTAATGAATTATTTTGTGCACGTTAAACAAGTCATAGGTTAAAAGGTGAATTTGAGACAATAGTACCCCTAACTAATTCGGTAATAAAAAAAACTAATTCAGCCATACATGCCATGATCCATGCATGGCATTCATATCTCCAATAATTCCCGATGGCCATATGGCATGCAACATGGAAAAAATAAATCGGAAAGATACTCCATGTAATTAACTTGCAAAAGCAAGCAGAATTGGCCCTTGCAAAAAAAGGAAGCAGAATTGGAGTAACTACTCCAtgtacaacaacaacaacaacaacaacaacaacaacaatatgGAATTTTAGTCCAATATGGAATTTTAGTAAAAAGTAAATACTCCTACACCTTATATaatggaacgaagggagtatttgCTAAATGTATGCATGTGAGATACAGTCCACCTACCTCCAAAATAATAAGTTTTTCTTCTGGAGATAAACATTCCACCCCAACATGACGGCGCTCTCTACAAAGTGTGCAGAAGCTGAATAAACAACTTGAACACACAgcttcatcacctacatcttccAAGCAAGCAGTTTGACATCTCGGACAATAAACTACATCAGCCATGGCGTCAAGAGTTCTCTGAAGAAGCAATCCTTCCCAACGTTCAAACTCGTCTTCCCCCAGCAGCCTTTTCAATATATTGGGAGGAACAACACCTTCACATTTTGTATCAGGACACAGCAACTTCACTACAGTTCCCTCCTTGACATGCATTTTGCAATATGTTTGCATGCATTTCCGGCAAAAGAAATGGTGGCATGGAAGTTTGATGAAATCGACACCTGATGAGGTAACAGATTAGACTCAGAAATATGGGTGCCCTTAATTCAAATAACACGGACAAACAAAAATGTAAATGGAGAACATCCAAGCTGGAGATGATGCATCACGAAGACCTCAGTATCGTGATTCTAAAGTTTACAATTTTACAAACAAGACAATTTCACACAGAACAAGGACAAATTGTTATCTCAAATGAGAACCTCTAACATGGCATCTAGATAATTATGTTACGGTTACCGTATCTAGTCATTTTCTTGTCAGAAAAAAAGGATAGTTTGGGAACCAAACTGTACTGAGTAGTAATACCTAACCAAGAGAAGTTCCAAGGCGGCAATATAAAACAATTGTGGCAAGTATAACACATCACAAGACTCCTACAGCACTAGTGCAAACAGTTACTTGAAAATGGAAGAAAGAGTTACCAGGAAGCTCGCTGAAACAAATCATGCAGTCATGGATACCATGCAAAAAGGCTTCATGACGCTTATCATCATTGTATCTAATAATCCTTGGAATTGTCAAATCAGGTGGAGCATCATCTGGACAAGCACGGTTATCCCCACCATCTTCAACACACGTTAGATCACCCTTGCTTAAAACTATCTCATTATCAAACCCTAAGTAAGAAAGGGAAGAGCTTTGGAGCCATTGCACCCACTGATATACTACTTCCATGCCCAGTTGCTCTTCCCAAATCATATCCAGCATGTGACATAATGACGAAAGCATCACTTTGTCCAGCCATTCGGTGGATAGAGTGAAAAAGGGAGGCTGGTGGCTCGGGTATGACGAAGGCAGGAGACATGTCAGCAGGATTGGAGGTAAATGCTCAACTCTAAACTTGTAAACAAGATCATCAGAGGCATCTTCATCATGCGCTCCCTTATAATTTAGTGTTCCAGCACCAAAACTGAGCCTTGCCGATACATCTGTGCCATCTGGGATCTCAATATGCACGTGAACCTGTAATTACAAGTTTACAACGACAGGTGAAACACTTGCCCTTATAGGTAAGAAGAATATAGCCTGAAAATTGGTCGTGAGGGGTGTACCTGGAAAGTCCGCTGGCCTTCCTTTCTATTCAACATGACAACAGTGTCGCCAAAAATTGCTTCCAGGGCACATATCTGAGCATTGGATTTAGATTCGATCAGACTTAACGAAGTGATAACCGCACGTCCAATTAGAAACTAAGATAACGACAAAATAAGAGTTAACGGCATCCGAGGACTGCCTCTCAATGGTACGATTGGACAATTAATACACCTAGGCAATTGAATGTGCACGACACGGTTTAAATTTCGCCGGTTCATTTCCAATGAATGGCGCGAACCCACCCAATCATAGAAATTTAGCAACGAGATTGACGACAAATGCAGGCATGACTGTTAAACTGCAGGGCTCTCAGTGTGTGTGCACCACATGATCCTTTGGCAGCCACTCCACATAGAGATGGCAAACAATTCCAGCCCTCTGTTGGACTTCAAGAATCAGCAGGTAAAGCAGCAGGAAAAAAGAATCGTGAAGCTCACTAGGGTGTCATGTCTATGATAGAAGCTACTCATTGCATTTATTTATTTGTAAGGCAATGAAGCTGATCAGTCATGCTTCGCCATATACTGAATAGCTAAGACAATTCACGAATCAGAGAGGGAGAGATTAAGCCGTCACCTCGTCGTCCTGCCTCTGATCGTTGGCACGCACCTCCTCCTCAGTCAACTCCACCTCCTCCCGACCAATCCCCACCAGCTCCCGCAGCCTCCTCAGGGCCCCTTCCTCCCGGCCCCCACCCGCCGCGGCGCTCCCAGACCCAGACGACGAGGCCTCCACCGGCGGCTGAGACGGCGGTGCCGGCGCGGGGACCTCGGGCTGGGGAGGAGACGGCGACGTCTCCACCGGAGGATCCTCCTCGGCGGCCGCGGAGACGTCGAGGCGCTCCAGGGCctctgcggcggcggcggccgccgaGGCGTCGTAGGGGTACTCGTGGGCGGGGTTAGGGTATGGGGCGGCGGCGGACTTCCCGTGGGGCCTCTGCGCCGGGCCGCGgctgccgcccttgggcttccACGACTTGCGAGGAGGCATCGCCGCCGAACcccttggcggcggcggcggcgggtagGTTGCGCAGGGCCGGGGGTAGAAGAGAGAGAGGGGTCCGGTAGACTGCGTTTGGCGGCGGCGCGGCCCGGAATTTGACGGCGGGGAGTGAGGCGGTGTGGGGGCGCCGGCCGCGGGCCGGCACGAATCTCGGGGCGCGCGATTACAACTCTCTTCCGGCTCGACGCGCAGCTGGACCAGTTCTGGTTTCTGGAGCTGGGCTGGACCGCTGGAGAAGGGGGGTTTTGTGGAAGGCGTATTTCGCTCGAAGAAAAAAGTGGAAGGCGTACTTgcacttctctctctctctctctctctcttcgttTTTAACGGGCAGCAGTGACCGGCCATAGTTGACTGTTCGACGCAAAACGTGGGTCAACGGTAAGCGGACGCATCCACGTCTGCTACGACGGATCCTCCGCAGCTGACAGGCTTGCTGCAGTTTTTCTTTTCCGGGATGCTGCAGTGGTTTGACCGCAAGCCGTTGACTATTCAAAGCAGATGTTTTGTGATTTTAGTTTGATTGTTTTTCATGAACCAATCTAAGCCGTTGACTATTCAAATGTGATTTTAGTTTGATTGTTTTTCATGAACCAATATATGGTTATATTATTAGAGAGACGGT contains:
- the LOC125539633 gene encoding E3 ubiquitin-protein ligase RNF14-like, giving the protein MPPRKSWKPKGGSRGPAQRPHGKSAAAPYPNPAHEYPYDASAAAAAAEALERLDVSAAAEEDPPVETSPSPPQPEVPAPAPPSQPPVEASSSGSGSAAAGGGREEGALRRLRELVGIGREEVELTEEEVRANDQRQDDEICALEAIFGDTVVMLNRKEGQRTFQVHVHIEIPDGTDVSARLSFGAGTLNYKGAHDEDASDDLVYKFRVEHLPPILLTCLLPSSYPSHQPPFFTLSTEWLDKVMLSSLCHMLDMIWEEQLGMEVVYQWVQWLQSSSLSYLGFDNEIVLSKGDLTCVEDGGDNRACPDDAPPDLTIPRIIRYNDDKRHEAFLHGIHDCMICFSELPGVDFIKLPCHHFFCRKCMQTYCKMHVKEGTVVKLLCPDTKCEGVVPPNILKRLLGEDEFERWEGLLLQRTLDAMADVVYCPRCQTACLEDVGDEAVCSSCLFSFCTLCRERRHVGVECLSPEEKLIILERRQKSGQVKGDIQKVMDEVRSIKEILKDAKQCPRCKMAISKIEGCNKMTCWNCGRFFCYQCNAAISGYDHFKGDCVVFDQEEIDRWEMQMNQRQQRQVVAQAQAEIFEGEYGYPCPTCRNPIPKIGNNNHLYCWACQRHFCALCRKVVLKTSQHFGPRGCKQHTADD